One region of Miscanthus floridulus cultivar M001 chromosome 19, ASM1932011v1, whole genome shotgun sequence genomic DNA includes:
- the LOC136526091 gene encoding uncharacterized protein, which translates to MDEEFAHFVEMIEKVHVSIPLMDVLHVPSYTKYINDIINNKQSLLSMEVVKLTEECSTAILDFPKKKKDPGCPIISRSIGIQYFKQALCDLGASISIMPKAIFDKLNLTQLTPTPMMLPLADSMVRYPVGIAKDIPVKIRDCYIPIDFMVLDMEITKESTLILG; encoded by the coding sequence ATGGATGAGGAATTCGCTCATTTTGTTGAGATGATCGAGAAGGTACATGTAAGCATTCCATTAATGGACGTCTTGCATGTACCTTCCTACACCAAGTACATTAACGATATCATCAATAACAAGCAATCGCTACTGTCCATGGAGGTTGTCAAGCTGACAGAAGAGTGTAGCACTGCTATACTTGACTTTCCTAAAAAGAAGAAGGATCCTGGGTGCCCCATAATCTCACGTTCCATCGGGATCCAATATTTCAAGCAAGCTTTGTGTGACCTTGGGGCTAGCATAAGCATTATGCCCAAGGCCATCTTCGACAAGCTGAACCTCACACAACTGACGCCAACACCGATGATGCTCCCGCTGGCCGATTCGATGGTCCGTTACCCGGTAGGGATAGCCAAAGATATTCCAGTGAAAATTAGGGATTGCTACATCCCTATCGACTTCATGGTGCTCGACATGGAGATCACAAAAGAATCGACCCTCATCCTTGGGTGA